Proteins encoded in a region of the Bacteroidota bacterium genome:
- a CDS encoding single-stranded DNA-binding protein — translation MAGVNKVILIGNLGKDPELKYLEGNIARVNFSLATSESFKDKNGNRIDQTEWHNIVMWRTLAETAEKLLKKGMQVYIEGRLQTRQWNDKDGNKRSTTEIVADQFVILQRRDQNQQNSGDSNEGTNSSDLPF, via the coding sequence ATGGCAGGTGTAAACAAAGTCATTTTAATTGGAAACTTGGGTAAGGACCCTGAATTAAAATATCTGGAAGGGAATATCGCCCGTGTAAATTTTAGTCTTGCAACTTCCGAATCATTTAAAGACAAAAACGGTAATCGCATTGATCAAACCGAGTGGCATAACATTGTCATGTGGCGCACGCTTGCAGAAACAGCCGAAAAACTTTTAAAAAAAGGTATGCAGGTTTATATTGAAGGCAGATTGCAAACCCGACAATGGAATGATAAAGACGGAAACAAACGCAGTACCACTGAAATTGTTGCCGACCAATTTGTAATTTTACAACGCCGCGATCAAAATCAACAAAATTCCGGAGATTCTAACGAAGGCACAAACAGCAGTGATTTACCATTTTAA